The following coding sequences lie in one Lolium perenne isolate Kyuss_39 chromosome 2, Kyuss_2.0, whole genome shotgun sequence genomic window:
- the LOC127331769 gene encoding uncharacterized protein produces the protein MGSGVLRWICVVPARRQRRRRPRAARLVLWGGETREAEHGRTAGEVMVEHGAGGSVVCRADGFRVGRPAPVLAVEDRLEAGVTYVVVPVDRLPAQGQGAVTAGSLAALSYDRHHEGARTVSSSSSAPSLAAGGRSPFEYVKDGDGRTVISVTEEFIVRSVTGRRSPAGDRADDEENGALICSTPELRKHYEQLVGAARDRPWSPRLETIEERKARRMVDVVISPRTMSPARLLGLVKGSSERAR, from the coding sequence ATGGGAAGCGGCGTGCTGCGGTGGATCTGCGTCGTGCCAGCCCGGAGGCAACGCCGGCGGCGACCGCGCGCGGCGAGGCTGGTGCTGTGGGGCGGGGAGACGAGGGAGGCGGAGCACGGGCGAACGGCTGGGGAGGTCATGGTCGAGCACGGGGCCGGCGGAAGCGTGGTGTGCCGGGCAGACGGGTTCCGCGTCGGGCGCCCCGCGCCGGTGCTCGCCGTCGAGGACCGGCTCGAGGCCGGCGTCACGTACGTCGTCGTCCCCGTGGACCGGCTCCCGGCGCAGGGGCAGGGCGCGGTCACCGCGGGGTCGCTCGCGGCGCTCTCCTACGACAGACACCACGAGGGCGCCCGCACCGTCTCGTCCTCGTCGTCTGCGCCGTCGCTGGCCGCGGGCGGGAGGAGCCCGTTCGAATATGTCAAGGACGGCGACGGCCGGACTGTGATCAGCGTCACGGAGGAATTCATCGTGAGGTCCGTCACGGGGAGGCGGTCACCTGCTGGTGATCGTGCTGACGACGAGGAGAACGGGGCGCTGATCTGCAGCACGCCGGAGCTGAGGAAACACTACGAGCAGCTGGTGGGGGCGGCGAGGGACAGGCCTTGGTCTCCGCGACTGGAGACGATCGAGGAGCGGAAGGCGCGGAGGATGGTGGACGTCGTGATCAGCCCACGGACGATGTCGCCGGCCAGGCTGCTGGGGCTGGTCAAGGGATCAAGTGAGCGAGCTAGGTAG
- the LOC127329868 gene encoding cinnamoyl-CoA reductase 1, whose amino-acid sequence MPSSSKAYVNGDEKHLVCVTGAGSFIGSWVVKELLDRGYHVRGTARDPSDQKNAHLLALDGAEERLTLCRADVLDYGSLSAAFSGCRGVFHVASSTNNDNDSMVVAVEGTKNAINVAADMGVRRMVFTSSYGAVHMDPNRSPDTVVDETCWSDYDFCKRTGNLYCCGKMMAEIAATEEAAKRGLELVVVVPAITIGPMLHQTLNYSSDHVARFLTGKKREYQNAVTAYIDVRDVARAHAIVYKLHDARGGGGGHRYLCLSAVLHRAQFVQLLRDLFPHYPVTAKYQDEGDGKPMVKPYKFSNRMLKDLGMEFTPMRESLYDTVVMLQQKGHVTVPALPMPKRARL is encoded by the exons ATGCCGTCCAGCTCCAAGGCCTATGTTAATGGCGACGAGAAGCATTTGGTCTGTGTGACCGGAGCAGGAAGCTTCATCGGGTCGTGGGTGGTGAAGGAGCTCCTGGACCGTGGCTACCATGTCAGGGGAACCGCCAGGGATCCCT CGGACCAGAAGAACGCCCACTTGCTTGCCCTGGATGGAGCGGAGGAGAGGCTCACCCTGTGCCGCGCCGACGTCCTAGACTACGGCAGCCTCAGCGCCGCTTTCAGCGGTTGCCGCGGAGTCTTCCATGTCGCCTCCTCAACCAACAACGACAAT GATTCCATGGTGGTTGCTGTGGAGGGGACGAAGAACGCGATCAACGTTGCGGCGGACATGGGCGTGCGGCGCATGGTGTTCACCTCCTCCTACGGCGCCGTGCACATGGACCCCAACCGGAGCCCCGACACGGTCGTCGACGAGACGTGCTGGAGCGACTACGACTTCTGCAAACGAACTGGC AATCTGTATTGTTGTGGGAAGATGATGGCGGAGATCGCAGCGACGGAGGAGGCAGCCAAGAGGGGCCTGGAGCTGGTTGTGGTGGTGCCGGCCATCACGATTGGCCCCATGCTCCACCAGACGCTCAACTACAGCAGCGACCACGTCGCCCGCTTCCTCACCGGCAAAAAGCGGGAGTACCAGAACGCCGTCACCGCCTACATCGACGTCCGCGACGTCGCCCGCGCGCACGCCATCGTCTATAAGCTCCACGACGcgcgtggtggcggcggcggccaccGCTACCTCTGCCTCAGCGCCGTGCTGCACCGCGCCCAGTTCGTGCAGCTGCTCCGGGACCTCTTCCCGCACTACCCCGTCACCGCCAAGTACCAGGACGAAGGCGACGGCAAGCCGATGGTGAAGCCGTACAAGTTCTCCAACCGGATGCTCAAGGACCTGGGCATGGAGTTCACTCCTATGAGAGAAAGCTTGTACGACACGGTGGTGATGCTGCA